A genomic region of Trifolium pratense cultivar HEN17-A07 linkage group LG3, ARS_RC_1.1, whole genome shotgun sequence contains the following coding sequences:
- the LOC123918161 gene encoding U-box domain-containing protein 8: MASHLPDHFKCPISLEIMSDPVILSSGHTFDRPSIQRWLDEGHRTCPITKLPLPANPTLIPNHALRSLISTYTLLPPLHQIISQPETLISILKSSSSSSDSKIDSLRQLARLSKRDANFRRRLVDSGAVSAVLFCLDSSSGETKLQEKALSVLLNLSLDDDSKIGLVAEGAIDRVVAFLLREASSDCCALAATIITSLAVVEVNKGTIGAFPGAIEALVGILKDGKGRERKEAATALYALCCFGDNRKRAVDCGAVPILMRSVECGLERGVEVIGVLAKCKEGREHLESYGGCVKILVHVLRNGSSRGIQYALLALTSLCFHSKEMLLVTLQEGVLDICLGLVDDDNEKVRRNSSNLIRVLQSDGNHRMY, from the coding sequence ATGGCTTCTCATCTCCCTGACCACTTCAAATGTCCAATTTCTCTCGAAATAATGTCTGACCCTGTTATCCTCTCTTCCGGTCACACATTCGATCGTccttcaatccaacggtggctAGATGAAGGTCATAGAACTTGTCCAATTACCAAATTACCCCTCCCTGCTAATCCTACTCTCATCCCTAATCACGCTCTTCGCAGCTTAATCTCTACCTACACTCTCCTTCCACCACTTCACCAAATCATTTCCCAAcctgaaaccctaatttcaattttaaaatcttcttcttcttcctccgaTTCCAAAATCGACTCGCTCCGTCAACTCGCTCGTCTTTCTAAACGCGACGCCAATTTCCGTCGCCGTCTTGTTGATTCCGGTGCTGTCTCCGCCGTTCTTTTCTGTCTTGATTCTTCTTCCGGTGAAACTAAGTTGCAGGAGAAGGCTTTATCTGTTCTTCTTAATCTTAGTCTCGATGATGATAGTAAGATTGGACTTGTTGCCGAAGGTGCAATTGATCGTGTTGTTGCGTTTCTTCTCCGGGAAGCTTCGTCAGATTGTTGTGCCCTCGCCGCGACGATAATTACTAGTCTTGCTGTTGTGGAAGTGAATAAGGGGACTATTGGAGCTTTTCCTGGAGCAATTGAAGCTCTGGTGGGAATTCTGAAAGATGGGAAGGGGAGAGAGAGGAAAGAAGCTGCTACGGCCCTTTACGCGCTTTGCTGTTTTGGCGATAATCGGAAAAGGGCGGTGGATTGTGGTGCGGTGCCGATTTTAATGAGGAGTGTTGAATGTGGACTTGAAAGAGGTGTTGAGGTTATTGGTGTTTTGGCTAAGTGTAAGGAAGGTAGGGAACATTTGGAAAGTTATGGTGGGTGTGTGAAGATTCTTGTTCATGTGTTGAGGAATGGAAGCTCTAGAGGGATTCAGTATGCATTGTTGGCACTTACTTCGCTTTGCTTTCATAGCAaggaaatgcttttggttactCTGCAAGAAGGGGTTTTGGATATCTGTCTTGGGTTggttgatgatgataatgagaAAGTTAGGAGAAATTCATCCAATTTGATCCGGGTTCTTCAAAGCGACGGCAATCACCGGATGTATTGA